A DNA window from Candidatus Kapaibacterium thiocyanatum contains the following coding sequences:
- a CDS encoding HTTM domain-containing protein, whose translation MLRVLFGFLLTISCIRFMMLGWIHDQYVAPVMHFPYPGFTWVTTLGEPGMYVVFGLMLTSAICVMLGYRYRIASVLLFLTFTYVELIDKTYYLNHYYFVSISAFLMMLLPAHRSFSLDVVRKPDIRLDEIPAWMVDVLKLQLAIVYFHAGVAKINHDWLIEALPLRIWMPANDTLPVVGPLMTVKWMPWVFSWFGMIYDVTIAFFLYWRRTRPFAYLTVIVFHVVTGMMFQIGVFPVVMIGMTLVFFEPSTHQRIIDVLKALAGRKGADAVSGSPRRPAPTSYRWLLVLLSIHLVVQLLVPWRYLLYPGNLFWSEEGYRFSWRVMLMEKAGTATFYVKDRVTGREGQVVNGEFLNTHQEKQMSMQPDMVLQFAHFLHDHYAARGITDPVVRAEVWVTMNGRPSRLLVDSTVDLSREQEGFHHYAWVLPND comes from the coding sequence ATGCTGAGAGTGCTTTTTGGTTTTTTGTTGACGATCAGTTGCATCCGGTTCATGATGCTCGGATGGATCCACGACCAGTACGTGGCACCCGTGATGCACTTCCCGTATCCCGGATTCACGTGGGTTACGACCCTCGGTGAACCGGGCATGTACGTCGTCTTCGGCCTCATGTTGACCAGTGCGATATGCGTCATGCTCGGATATCGATACCGGATCGCTTCCGTCCTGTTGTTCCTGACGTTCACGTATGTCGAATTGATAGACAAAACCTATTATCTGAATCATTATTACTTCGTAAGTATCTCGGCCTTCCTGATGATGTTGCTCCCTGCGCATCGTTCCTTCAGCCTCGACGTCGTCAGGAAGCCCGATATCCGACTCGACGAGATCCCGGCGTGGATGGTCGACGTCCTGAAGCTGCAACTGGCCATCGTCTATTTCCACGCGGGAGTGGCGAAGATCAATCACGACTGGCTGATCGAAGCACTGCCGCTGCGGATATGGATGCCGGCCAACGACACCCTGCCCGTCGTAGGACCGCTCATGACGGTGAAGTGGATGCCGTGGGTATTCTCGTGGTTCGGGATGATCTACGACGTCACCATCGCCTTCTTCCTCTACTGGAGGCGAACCCGTCCGTTCGCCTATCTCACCGTCATCGTCTTCCATGTCGTGACGGGGATGATGTTCCAGATCGGCGTCTTTCCTGTCGTCATGATCGGCATGACGCTCGTCTTCTTCGAACCGTCGACGCATCAACGGATCATCGACGTTCTGAAAGCGCTGGCCGGTCGCAAGGGAGCGGATGCCGTATCCGGTTCTCCACGTCGTCCCGCTCCGACATCGTACCGATGGCTGCTCGTCCTTCTGTCGATCCATCTCGTCGTGCAGTTGCTGGTGCCGTGGCGATATCTCCTGTATCCGGGAAATCTGTTCTGGTCCGAAGAAGGCTACCGTTTCTCATGGCGCGTGATGCTGATGGAGAAGGCCGGTACGGCGACGTTCTACGTCAAGGACAGAGTCACCGGCAGGGAAGGGCAGGTCGTCAACGGAGAGTTCCTGAATACGCATCAGGAGAAGCAGATGTCGATGCAGCCGGACATGGTTCTGCAGTTCGCTCACTTCCTGCACGACCACTATGCGGCACGAGGCATCACCGATCCGGTCGTCCGAGCCGAAGTATGGGTGACGATGAACGGGCGTCCGAGCAGGCTGCTCGTCGATTCCACCGTCGATCTGTCCCGCGAGCAGGAGGGCTTCCATCACTATGCATGGGTCCTGCCGAATGACTGA
- a CDS encoding glycine cleavage system protein T, with translation MKTTVFHPIHVAAGAKMVSFAGFEMPIQYPKGILHEHNVVRTGVGVFDVSHMGEFEVRGADALAMIQKITVNDASKLAPGKAQYSAMCYGDGGIVDDLLVYHRGDHYMLVVNGANVEKDWNWIVENAAEFSDVKLTNESDNVHLLAVQGPKAIATLKKLTDADLENVAYYSFIDGTLAGVPMIISRTGYTGEPGFELYFRGDFTAARSVVDALFTAGEEYGIEWIGLGARDTLRLEKGYCLYGNDIDNTTNPIEAGLGWITKLAKGSFNGSGVITATKEAGPARKLVGFVMKSEKLIPRQNYEIVSNGDVVGKVTSGNVSPGLNTGIGLGYVRVDLAAPGTAIEIKARGTTFPAEVAKIPFL, from the coding sequence ATGAAAACAACCGTTTTTCATCCAATCCACGTCGCGGCCGGCGCAAAGATGGTTTCCTTCGCCGGATTCGAAATGCCCATCCAGTATCCGAAGGGCATCCTGCACGAGCATAACGTCGTTCGTACTGGTGTGGGTGTCTTCGACGTATCCCATATGGGCGAGTTCGAAGTTCGCGGCGCCGATGCGCTGGCCATGATCCAGAAGATCACCGTCAACGACGCATCCAAGCTCGCACCCGGCAAGGCCCAGTATTCGGCCATGTGCTATGGCGACGGTGGCATCGTCGACGATCTCCTCGTCTATCATCGCGGCGATCATTACATGCTCGTCGTCAACGGTGCGAACGTCGAGAAGGACTGGAACTGGATCGTGGAGAACGCAGCGGAGTTTTCCGATGTCAAGCTCACCAACGAGAGTGACAACGTCCATCTTCTCGCCGTGCAAGGACCGAAGGCGATTGCCACCCTGAAGAAACTGACGGACGCCGATCTCGAGAACGTGGCCTATTATTCGTTCATCGACGGCACCCTGGCTGGCGTACCGATGATCATCTCCCGCACGGGCTATACTGGCGAACCGGGCTTCGAGCTCTACTTCCGTGGCGACTTCACGGCAGCCAGGAGCGTCGTCGATGCACTGTTCACGGCCGGTGAGGAATACGGTATCGAGTGGATCGGTCTCGGCGCGCGCGATACACTGCGCCTCGAGAAGGGCTACTGTCTCTACGGTAACGACATCGACAATACGACGAATCCCATCGAAGCAGGTCTCGGATGGATCACGAAGCTCGCGAAGGGGTCGTTCAACGGCAGCGGCGTCATCACGGCCACGAAGGAAGCCGGTCCTGCCCGCAAGCTCGTCGGCTTCGTCATGAAGTCCGAGAAGCTCATCCCCCGTCAGAACTATGAAATCGTATCCAATGGCGACGTGGTCGGAAAGGTCACGAGCGGGAACGTATCACCCGGCCTGAACACGGGCATCGGCCTCGGCTATGTCCGCGTCGATCTCGCAGCTCCCGGAACCGCCATCGAGATCAAGGCGCGCGGAACGACGTTCCCCGCAGAAGTCGCCAAGATTCCCTTCCTCTAA